From the Maniola jurtina chromosome Z, ilManJurt1.1, whole genome shotgun sequence genome, one window contains:
- the LOC123880531 gene encoding histone-lysine N-methyltransferase SUV39H2-like codes for MTSNENQARSNLHQQDLSKLDVTKLSALSPEVISRQATINIGTIGHVAHGKSTVVKAISGAQTVRFKNELERNITIKLERLTDSVVRMYRQRSDEREENTFLENMKRAKKRSFFPTMETTPAAKKQKRQGPEEYIIEKIVDFKYESGQEMFYIKWKGWNNNANTWEPIENLDNCPDILKEFAENEELKHYDEMEKLKEEISFEDLLSEKNLVDRMHEVEESDFTKLKVSLILKLLSMINLPEHEELHVSDLVQETRCTLQLYVSTRRRCRQMMAIKHWEEHLNQIDKAKLSVENDVDLTGPPENFNYINESIPGAGVTIPNEPPIGCDCVACNCRAKACCGMQAGQFAYTVQKRLRVAPGTPIYECNKACKCSSKCSNRVVQKGRNVKLTIFRTLNGCGWGVRAEQKIKQGQFVCQYVGEVITFEEAEKRGREYDANGLTYLFDLDFNSCENPYVVDACNLGNVSHFINHSCDPNLGVWAVWVDCLDPNLPMLALFASRDIDAGEEICFDYLQKCNDNDEELKTPVVSKDTAEDNACVPSASEANTATSSASPIKSRFEIQQQNITSLRNRTECKCGSIKCRKYLF; via the exons ATGACTTCCAACGAGAACCAAGCTCGGTCAAATTTACATCAGCAAGATTTATCTAAACTG GATGTCACTAAATTATCTGCCTTGTCACCTGAAGTAATATCCAGACAGGCCACTATTAACATTGGAACCATAGGACATGTCGCTCACGGAAAATCTACTGTGGTCAAAGCAATTTCTGGAGCACAAACTGTTAGATTCAAGAATGAATTGGAAAGAAATATTACTATTAAATTGG AACGGCTGACCGACTCAGTGGTAAGAATGTACCGCCAGAGATCagatgaaagagaagaaaatacATTTCTAGAAAATATGAAAAGAGCTAAAAAAAGATCTTTCTTTCCTACCATGGAGACAACACCTGCagccaaaaaacaaaaaagacaaGGGCCAGAAGAGTACATTATAGAAAAAATAGTGGATTTTAAGTATGAATCTGGCCAAGAAATGTTTTACATTAAATGGAAAGGCTGGAATAATAATGCAAATACGTGGGAACCAATTGAGAATCTTGATAACTGCCCTGATATACTTAAAGAATTTGCGGAAAATGAAGAGCTCAAACACTATGATGAAATGGAAAAATTGAAGGAGGAGATTTCTTTTGAGGATTTGCTAAGTGAAAAGAATCTTGTTGATAGAATGCACGAGGTTGAAGAATCggattttacaaaattaaaagtaagCCTAATACTTAAGTTGCTATCCATGATTAATTTACCGGAACATGAGGAGCTTCATGTGTCTGATCTAGTTCAGGAGACGAGATGTACCTTACAACTCTATGTTTCAACTCGCAGACGATGTCGACAAATGATGGCAATCAAACATTGGGAAGAGCATTTGAACCAAATTGATAAGGCCAAGTTGTCTGTGGAAAACGATGTTGATCTTACTGGCCCTCCAGAAAActttaattatataaatgagTCAATACCTGGCGCTGGTGTTACTATTCCAAACGAACCACCCATAGGTTGTGACTGTGTTGCTTGCAACTGCAGAGCTAAAGCATGTTGTGGTATGCAAGCAGGTCAGTTTGCATACACAGTCCAAAAAAGACTCCGTGTAGCCCCAGGAACACCAATATATGAATGTAATAAGGCATGCAAATGTTCTTCAAAATGTAGCAACCGAGTGGTACAAAAAGGCAGAAATGTGAAACTCACCATATTTAGAACACTGAATGGTTGCGGATGGGGTGTCAGAGCTGAACAAAAAATCAAGCAGGGCCAATTCGTATGCCAGTATGTAGGTGAAGTAATTACATTTGAAGAGGCGGAAAAACGAGGAAGGGAGTATGATGCCAATGGATTGACATATTTATTTGATCTGGACTTTAATTCTTGTGAGAATCCCTATGTGGTTGATGCATGCAATTTGGGAAACGTGTCGCATTTTATAAATCATTCATGTGACCCAAACTTAGGGGTTTGGGCAGTATGGGTGGATTGCCTAGACCCAAACCTACCAATGCTAGCTTTGTTTGCTTCAAGGGACATTGATGCAGGGGAAGAAATATGTTTTGACTATTTGCAAAAATGTAATGACAACGATGAAGAACTGAAGACTCCTGTTGTATCTAAGGATACTGCTGAAGATAATGCCTGTGTTCCGAGTGCTTCCGAAGCAAACACGGCTACATCTTCAGCATCTCCCATCAAGTCTCGCTTTGAAATACAGCAACAGAATATCACATCACTTAGAAACCGCACTGAATGTAAATGTGGATCGATTAAATgtcgaaaatatttattttaa